One Quadrisphaera sp. RL12-1S DNA segment encodes these proteins:
- a CDS encoding MFS transporter, giving the protein MRNRRWLGLVAVSLAVATIIVDSTIVNVAVPSIVTDFDAGPTDVLWIQESYTVVFAALLLTFGGLADAYGRRRLLLVGVVVFTAASVLAALAPSAAALIGARFVQGVGGAMVLPTTLSIVNATFSGRERGIAFAVWGSTIGGMTAVGPLLGGWLTTDLSWRWAFGINVVLGAAIVVGTLLFVDESRQDGPPRLDVRGAVLSAVACGALVFGLVEGRELGWWSTRTALEVGSWTWPWSVSPVPVALAVAVVAGAVFVAVERRRIAAGAPALLALDLLAISSFRNGNLVALVVALGEFGIVLVLPIWLQNVLGYSAVQSGLVLLALAGGAFVASGFAGAQAGKIEPLAVVRWGLVCEVVGIAGIGLVVSRDTTWLSVVPFLAVYGFGVGLATAQLTGVILRDVPVGDSGRASGTQSTSRQLGSALGIAVVGTLFYSTAQSSLTSSGATGQVVSAVVGSSGGAIASLTGAVRAAAEDAFSDGTRLAAFAAAAFLLVGLLATRSLGGRAATAPERQPAARG; this is encoded by the coding sequence GTGCGCAACCGCCGCTGGCTCGGCCTCGTGGCCGTGAGCCTCGCCGTGGCGACGATCATCGTCGACAGCACCATCGTGAACGTCGCGGTGCCGTCGATCGTCACCGACTTCGACGCCGGCCCCACCGACGTCCTGTGGATCCAGGAGTCCTACACCGTCGTCTTCGCGGCGCTGCTCCTGACCTTCGGAGGGCTGGCCGACGCCTACGGCCGCCGCCGGCTGCTGCTCGTCGGCGTCGTCGTCTTCACCGCCGCCTCGGTGCTCGCGGCGCTGGCGCCCAGCGCCGCCGCGCTCATCGGCGCGCGCTTCGTGCAGGGCGTCGGCGGCGCGATGGTGCTGCCGACCACGCTGTCCATCGTCAACGCCACCTTCAGCGGTCGCGAGCGCGGCATCGCCTTCGCGGTGTGGGGCTCCACCATCGGCGGCATGACCGCCGTCGGCCCCCTGCTCGGTGGCTGGCTCACCACCGACCTCTCCTGGCGGTGGGCCTTCGGCATCAACGTCGTCCTCGGGGCCGCGATCGTGGTCGGCACCCTGCTCTTCGTCGACGAGTCCCGCCAGGACGGCCCGCCCCGCCTCGACGTGCGCGGCGCGGTGCTGTCAGCGGTGGCGTGCGGTGCGCTCGTCTTCGGGCTGGTGGAGGGCCGCGAGCTGGGCTGGTGGAGCACGCGCACGGCGCTCGAGGTCGGCTCGTGGACGTGGCCGTGGTCGGTCTCCCCGGTGCCGGTGGCGCTGGCCGTGGCCGTGGTGGCCGGCGCGGTGTTCGTAGCGGTGGAGCGGCGCCGCATCGCCGCCGGAGCCCCCGCCCTGCTCGCCCTGGACCTGCTGGCCATCAGCTCCTTCCGCAACGGCAACCTCGTCGCGCTGGTCGTGGCGCTGGGGGAGTTCGGCATCGTGCTGGTGCTGCCCATCTGGCTGCAGAACGTCCTCGGCTACTCGGCCGTGCAGTCCGGGCTGGTGCTCCTGGCGCTGGCCGGCGGGGCGTTCGTCGCCTCGGGCTTCGCCGGGGCGCAGGCCGGGAAGATCGAGCCGCTCGCCGTGGTGCGCTGGGGGCTGGTCTGCGAGGTGGTGGGCATCGCCGGCATCGGCCTGGTGGTCTCCCGCGACACCACCTGGCTGTCCGTGGTGCCGTTCCTGGCCGTCTACGGGTTCGGGGTGGGCCTGGCGACGGCGCAGCTCACCGGGGTGATCCTGCGGGACGTGCCGGTGGGGGACAGCGGCCGCGCCTCCGGCACCCAGTCGACCTCGCGCCAGCTCGGGTCCGCCCTGGGCATCGCCGTGGTCGGGACGCTGTTCTACTCCACCGCGCAGAGCTCGCTGACGTCCTCCGGAGCGACCGGGCAGGTGGTCAGCGCCGTCGTCGGCTCCTCGGGCGGGGCCATCGCCTCCCTCACCGGAGCGGTGCGGGCCGCCGCCGAGGACGCCTTCTCCGACGGCACCCGGCTGGCGGCGTTCGCCGCCGCGGCCTTCCTGCTGGTCGGCCTGCTGGCCACCCGGTCCCTCGGCGGTCGCGCGGCGACGGCGCCCGAGAGGCAGCCCGCCGCCCGGGGATGA
- a CDS encoding MarR family winged helix-turn-helix transcriptional regulator: protein MDQPARPAEPGATDEWPTGRLLSAAARRVEHSWQLALAGIGISHAGLVVLHLLQQGPASQKELATGARVSAQTMSRTLERLERDGFVTRAADDGDRRRSTVVRTPAGAAVFERARSLEDDVFPAVEDPARLRSLLLQVLHHP from the coding sequence GTGGACCAGCCAGCCCGCCCGGCGGAACCGGGAGCGACCGACGAGTGGCCGACCGGGCGCCTGCTCTCGGCGGCGGCGCGCCGCGTCGAGCATTCGTGGCAGCTGGCACTGGCGGGCATCGGCATCAGCCACGCCGGCCTCGTGGTGCTGCACCTGCTGCAGCAGGGCCCCGCGTCCCAGAAGGAGCTGGCCACCGGCGCCCGCGTCTCGGCGCAGACCATGTCGCGCACGCTGGAGCGCCTCGAGCGCGACGGGTTCGTGACCCGCGCGGCCGACGACGGTGACCGGCGCCGCTCCACCGTGGTCCGCACACCGGCGGGCGCTGCGGTCTTCGAGCGCGCCCGCTCCCTCGAGGACGACGTCTTCCCCGCCGTCGAGGACCCGGCCCGGCTGCGCAGCCTCCTGCTCCAGGTGCTGCACCACCCCTGA
- a CDS encoding dihydrofolate reductase family protein: protein MALLRYWMNTSLDGFVADADGRFDWGAPDAELHRFFNDQERQVGTHLYGRRLFEVMRYWEDQPAEPDRPAVEVEYGEIWRATPAVVFSRTLTAVGGPNTELVREFDADDVAARKAAAARDLSIGGPELAAAALRAGLVDEVGLVVHPVVVGGGTRFLPLDLRLDLSLQEERRLPGGVVHLRYRVRSVEPLA from the coding sequence ATGGCCCTGCTGCGCTACTGGATGAACACCTCCCTGGACGGCTTCGTCGCCGACGCTGACGGCCGCTTCGACTGGGGCGCCCCGGACGCCGAGCTCCACCGGTTCTTCAACGACCAGGAGCGCCAGGTCGGCACCCACCTGTACGGGCGGCGGCTCTTCGAGGTGATGCGGTACTGGGAGGACCAGCCCGCCGAGCCGGACCGGCCGGCCGTCGAGGTGGAGTACGGCGAGATCTGGCGGGCCACCCCCGCGGTGGTGTTCTCCCGCACGCTCACGGCGGTGGGCGGCCCGAACACCGAGCTGGTGCGGGAGTTCGACGCCGACGACGTCGCCGCCCGCAAGGCCGCGGCGGCCCGGGACCTCAGCATCGGTGGCCCGGAGCTCGCAGCCGCGGCCCTGCGCGCGGGTCTCGTCGACGAGGTCGGGCTGGTGGTGCACCCGGTGGTGGTCGGCGGCGGCACCCGGTTCCTGCCGCTGGACCTCCGCCTGGACCTGTCGCTGCAGGAGGAGCGCCGCCTGCCCGGCGGCGTGGTGCACCTGCGCTACCGGGTGCGCTCGGTGGAGCCGCTCGCCTGA
- a CDS encoding glycosyltransferase family 39 protein, translated as MTVTHTAAGGASGAAGSAGDPALRSATADRQRHRPAAWQRLLRGREEAPAWERPALLALLAAAAVTYLVGLGSSGWANSFYSAAVQAGSVSWKAFLFGSSDGGNSITVDKPPASLWVMALSVRIFGLSSWSVLVPQALLGVATTGVLCAAVRRHCSAGAALLSGVVLLLTPVAALMFRFNNPDALLVLLMTLAAHTVLRDLEDGRTRWLLAAGALVGLGFLTKQLQVFLVLPALGLTHLLFSPRRVGTRVLQLLAAGAALLVSAGWWVALVELWPASSRPYTGGSTDNSFLGLTLGYNGLGRLTGEETGSVGGGGGGGTGTWGETGTTRLFTAEFGGQVAWLLPAALVLGVVALVLLRRRPRSDGQRAQVVLWLTWLVVTALTFSFMSGIIHGYYTVALAPAVAALVGVGASLLWRERARPLALGTLAVATAGTAVWSFVLLSRSSDFLPWLSWLVLVAGVLAAVGLIATALRPSLTRVVAGVALAASLAGPLAYTAQTVSTAHTGSIVSAGPTVAGAMGGPRGGGGRGGVGGFPGGQTGTAPGGTGTTTTPGAAGGAVAGRTGGPGGGMGGLLNGSSPSASLVALLEADASSYTWVAATVGSNNAAGYQLATQQPVMPIGGFNGTDASPTLAQFQAWVAQGRIHYFVPGSTGGEDQGTAAQITAWVEQTFTAQTVGSTTVYDLTSAS; from the coding sequence ATGACCGTGACCCACACCGCTGCCGGCGGTGCCTCCGGTGCTGCCGGTTCCGCTGGCGACCCAGCTCTGAGGTCCGCCACCGCTGACCGGCAGCGCCACCGGCCCGCCGCGTGGCAGCGGCTCCTGCGAGGCCGCGAGGAGGCCCCCGCGTGGGAGCGCCCGGCGCTGCTGGCGCTCCTGGCCGCGGCGGCCGTGACCTACCTGGTGGGGCTGGGCTCCTCCGGGTGGGCCAACTCCTTCTACTCCGCGGCCGTGCAGGCGGGATCGGTGAGCTGGAAGGCGTTCCTCTTCGGCAGCTCCGACGGCGGGAACTCCATCACCGTCGACAAGCCACCGGCGTCGCTGTGGGTGATGGCGTTGTCGGTGCGCATCTTCGGGCTCTCGTCGTGGTCGGTCCTCGTGCCGCAGGCGCTCCTGGGCGTAGCGACCACCGGCGTCCTCTGCGCCGCCGTCCGCCGCCACTGCTCCGCGGGCGCCGCGCTGCTGTCCGGCGTCGTCCTGCTGCTCACACCGGTGGCGGCCCTGATGTTCCGGTTCAACAACCCCGACGCGCTGCTCGTGCTCCTCATGACGCTCGCCGCGCACACGGTGCTGCGGGACCTGGAGGACGGCCGCACCCGCTGGCTGCTGGCCGCCGGCGCCCTGGTCGGGCTGGGGTTCCTCACCAAGCAGCTGCAGGTGTTCCTCGTGCTGCCGGCGCTGGGGCTCACCCACCTGCTCTTCAGCCCCCGCCGGGTGGGGACGCGCGTGCTGCAGCTGCTCGCGGCGGGTGCTGCGCTGCTGGTCTCCGCCGGGTGGTGGGTGGCTCTGGTCGAGCTGTGGCCCGCATCGTCACGGCCCTACACCGGCGGCTCCACCGACAACAGCTTCCTGGGCCTGACCCTCGGCTACAACGGCCTGGGCCGTCTCACCGGTGAGGAGACCGGGTCTGTCGGCGGAGGCGGCGGTGGCGGCACGGGGACGTGGGGGGAGACCGGCACCACCCGCCTGTTCACCGCGGAGTTCGGCGGGCAGGTCGCCTGGCTCCTCCCGGCGGCGCTGGTGCTGGGCGTGGTCGCGCTGGTGCTCCTGCGCCGCCGCCCGCGCTCGGACGGACAGCGGGCCCAGGTGGTGCTGTGGCTGACGTGGCTGGTGGTCACCGCGCTGACCTTCAGCTTCATGAGCGGGATCATCCACGGGTACTACACGGTCGCCCTGGCCCCGGCGGTCGCCGCGCTCGTGGGGGTGGGCGCGTCACTGCTGTGGCGCGAGCGCGCCCGTCCGCTGGCCCTGGGGACCCTGGCGGTGGCCACGGCCGGCACAGCGGTGTGGTCGTTCGTGCTGCTCTCGCGCAGCAGCGACTTCCTGCCCTGGCTGTCGTGGCTGGTGCTGGTGGCGGGCGTGCTCGCCGCGGTCGGGCTGATCGCCACGGCGCTGCGTCCCTCGCTGACGAGGGTCGTCGCGGGGGTCGCCCTCGCTGCCTCGCTGGCCGGGCCGCTGGCGTACACCGCCCAGACGGTGAGCACCGCGCACACCGGCTCGATCGTCTCGGCCGGCCCCACGGTCGCCGGAGCGATGGGCGGCCCCAGGGGCGGGGGTGGGCGCGGCGGCGTCGGCGGCTTCCCCGGCGGCCAGACCGGCACCGCGCCCGGTGGGACGGGGACGACGACGACGCCGGGCGCAGCCGGCGGGGCGGTGGCCGGCCGCACCGGCGGCCCCGGGGGCGGGATGGGCGGTCTGCTCAACGGCAGCAGCCCGAGCGCTTCGCTGGTGGCGCTGCTGGAGGCTGACGCCAGCTCCTACACCTGGGTCGCCGCGACCGTCGGCTCGAACAACGCCGCGGGCTACCAGCTGGCCACCCAGCAGCCGGTCATGCCGATCGGCGGCTTCAACGGCACGGACGCCTCCCCGACGCTGGCGCAGTTCCAGGCGTGGGTCGCGCAGGGGAGGATCCACTACTTCGTCCCCGGCAGCACCGGTGGCGAGGACCAGGGGACGGCCGCCCAGATCACGGCCTGGGTGGAGCAGACGTTCACGGCCCAGACCGTGGGGTCCACCACCGTGTACGACCTGACCTCCGCCTCCTGA
- a CDS encoding response regulator transcription factor: MTSTSAHPAERQSGTDPSRSEVVRADGSPVRVLVVDDEPQLADLVGMALRFEGWQVRTAGDGASALRAAHELRPDVVVLDVMLPDVDGLTLLRRLREEVPEVPVLFLTAKDSVEDRIAGIRAGGDDYVTKPFSLEEVIARLRGLVRRAGVLARPEDPRLRVGDLTMDEEGHEVHRGEDEVVLTATEFELLRLLMRNPRRVLSKAHILDRVWNYDFGGQANVVELYISYLRKKVDAGRKPMIHTVRGVGYVLKPTP, encoded by the coding sequence ATGACCAGCACGAGCGCGCACCCGGCCGAGCGGCAGAGCGGCACCGACCCCTCGCGGTCGGAGGTGGTGCGCGCCGACGGCAGCCCGGTGCGCGTCCTCGTGGTGGACGACGAGCCGCAGCTCGCCGACCTCGTGGGGATGGCGCTGCGCTTCGAGGGGTGGCAGGTCCGCACCGCCGGCGACGGCGCCTCCGCCCTGCGGGCCGCGCACGAGCTGCGCCCCGACGTCGTCGTCCTCGACGTCATGCTCCCCGACGTCGACGGCCTCACCCTGCTGCGCCGCCTGCGCGAGGAGGTGCCGGAGGTGCCGGTGCTGTTCCTCACGGCGAAGGACTCGGTGGAGGACCGCATCGCCGGGATCCGCGCCGGAGGGGACGACTACGTCACCAAGCCGTTCAGCCTCGAGGAGGTCATCGCGCGGCTGCGGGGCCTGGTCCGCCGGGCGGGCGTGCTGGCCCGGCCCGAGGACCCGCGCCTGCGAGTCGGCGACCTCACCATGGACGAGGAGGGCCACGAGGTCCACCGCGGCGAGGACGAGGTGGTGCTCACCGCCACCGAGTTCGAGCTGCTGCGGCTGCTCATGCGGAACCCCCGCCGCGTGCTCAGCAAGGCGCACATCCTGGACCGCGTGTGGAACTACGACTTCGGGGGCCAGGCCAACGTGGTGGAGCTGTACATCTCCTACCTGCGCAAGAAGGTGGATGCCGGCCGCAAGCCCATGATCCACACCGTGCGCGGCGTCGGGTACGTGCTCAAGCCCACCCCGTGA
- a CDS encoding DEAD/DEAH box helicase — MAQGQRGDDGRRSNGGPTRRDSRGGNGGGSGGRRGAPARQRKDVVAVLTDGVREVQQAVKAGRLTPAVRSRFQAVALLLREERARVQAGAMPEARRSERLKRLDQVAAQLAVAAVRDAGLLHLLTDDAVIAPSSRALLREMQREAGITPPAAPEAAAQQVAAPAASPFAPAGDGAAGGEGAGASTRAVVPTSVASRQLANPFLAPVFTPQPDLAFLPRRLGGWDLVAALLSSFERAGGGDAACMELPAPTQQFTPAGKELMQHQGALVAAAAQGHRTFLLADEPGLGKTAQALLAAEAAMAYPLLVVVPSVVKTNWAREAGLWVPHRSTTVVQGSGESVNGFADVVVVNYEVLDRHLGWLGDFGFRGMVVDEAHFIKNKTSQRSQNVLTIADRVRARTPDPLVMALTGTPLINDVDDFRAIWQLLGWTDGTRPVPQLLEALEELDRTPADPDFYPGARRAVVDLGIVRRRKVDVAADIPSRRVADLPVDLDGPAGRSVRAAERDLALRMVERYERALAHRAAAGLGGALAMGAEDDDRVDVVLADAPEHGSEETDVEAGSELAPAAETVAAAETEAEAEAAAQAAAEAAAVVEEAYEALGATFAAPEPPVVDAALVRRVAKAELKDSESGDGENVFSVVRRIGRAKAELAADYTAQLARSAGKVVFFAKHVEVMDAAEELFSRQGLRFSSVRGGQTPEVRQRNVDAFVNDPEVAVVVCSLTAAGVGLNLQVASDVVLAELSWTDAEQTQAIDRVHRIGQTEPVTAWRVIAAQTLDARIAAMIDSKAGLAARALDGSDEEVGDSVDVQLEALVGLLTDALEEKHGVLAP; from the coding sequence TTGGCCCAGGGCCAGCGCGGTGACGACGGTCGCCGCAGCAACGGCGGTCCCACCCGCCGGGACAGCCGCGGTGGGAACGGCGGTGGGAGCGGCGGCCGCCGCGGTGCCCCAGCCCGTCAGCGCAAGGACGTGGTGGCCGTCCTGACCGACGGCGTCCGCGAGGTGCAGCAGGCGGTGAAGGCGGGACGCCTGACCCCCGCCGTCCGCTCGCGGTTCCAGGCCGTGGCGCTGCTGCTGCGCGAGGAGCGCGCACGCGTCCAGGCCGGCGCCATGCCGGAGGCCCGCCGCAGCGAGCGCCTCAAGCGGCTCGACCAGGTGGCGGCCCAGCTCGCCGTGGCTGCCGTCCGCGACGCCGGCCTGCTCCACCTGCTCACCGACGACGCGGTCATCGCGCCGTCCTCCCGCGCGCTGCTGCGCGAGATGCAGCGCGAGGCCGGCATCACCCCGCCCGCCGCACCGGAGGCGGCCGCGCAGCAGGTGGCCGCTCCCGCCGCGTCGCCGTTCGCGCCGGCCGGGGACGGCGCCGCGGGCGGGGAGGGTGCGGGGGCCTCGACCCGCGCCGTCGTCCCGACGTCGGTGGCGTCCCGGCAGCTGGCCAACCCGTTCCTCGCCCCGGTCTTCACGCCGCAGCCCGACCTCGCCTTCCTCCCCCGCCGCCTGGGCGGCTGGGACCTCGTCGCGGCGCTGCTGAGCTCCTTCGAGCGGGCCGGCGGCGGTGACGCGGCCTGCATGGAGCTGCCGGCGCCCACCCAGCAGTTCACGCCCGCCGGCAAGGAGCTCATGCAGCACCAGGGCGCGCTGGTGGCCGCCGCCGCGCAGGGGCACCGGACGTTCCTGCTCGCCGACGAGCCGGGCCTGGGCAAGACCGCGCAGGCGCTGCTCGCCGCCGAGGCCGCGATGGCGTACCCGCTGCTCGTCGTCGTCCCGAGCGTGGTGAAGACCAACTGGGCCCGCGAGGCGGGCCTGTGGGTGCCGCACCGCTCCACCACCGTGGTGCAGGGCAGCGGCGAGAGCGTCAACGGCTTCGCCGACGTCGTGGTGGTCAACTACGAGGTGCTCGACCGGCACCTGGGGTGGCTGGGCGACTTCGGCTTCCGCGGGATGGTGGTCGACGAGGCGCACTTCATCAAGAACAAGACCTCGCAGCGGTCCCAGAACGTGCTGACCATCGCCGACCGCGTCCGCGCCCGCACGCCGGACCCGCTGGTCATGGCGCTGACGGGGACGCCGCTCATCAACGACGTGGACGACTTCCGCGCCATCTGGCAGCTGCTCGGCTGGACCGACGGCACCCGCCCGGTGCCGCAGCTGCTCGAGGCCCTCGAGGAGCTCGACAGGACCCCCGCGGACCCGGACTTCTACCCCGGCGCCCGCCGGGCCGTGGTGGACCTGGGCATCGTGCGCCGCCGCAAGGTGGACGTGGCCGCCGACATCCCCTCCCGCCGCGTGGCGGACCTCCCCGTGGACCTCGACGGGCCCGCTGGCCGCTCCGTGCGCGCCGCCGAGCGCGACCTGGCGCTGCGCATGGTGGAGCGGTACGAGCGGGCCCTCGCGCACCGGGCCGCCGCCGGCCTGGGCGGTGCGCTGGCGATGGGCGCCGAGGACGACGACCGCGTGGACGTGGTCCTCGCCGACGCGCCGGAGCACGGCTCCGAGGAGACGGACGTCGAGGCCGGGTCCGAGCTCGCGCCTGCGGCGGAGACCGTCGCCGCGGCGGAGACCGAGGCCGAGGCCGAGGCCGCCGCGCAGGCGGCCGCCGAGGCCGCAGCGGTGGTCGAGGAGGCCTACGAGGCGCTCGGGGCCACCTTCGCCGCCCCGGAGCCCCCCGTCGTCGACGCCGCGCTCGTGCGGCGGGTGGCCAAGGCCGAGCTCAAGGACTCCGAGTCCGGGGACGGCGAGAACGTCTTCAGCGTGGTGCGGCGCATCGGCCGCGCCAAGGCGGAGCTGGCCGCCGACTACACCGCACAGCTGGCGCGCAGCGCGGGGAAGGTCGTCTTCTTCGCCAAGCACGTCGAGGTCATGGACGCCGCCGAGGAGCTGTTCTCCCGGCAGGGCCTGCGCTTCTCCTCCGTGCGCGGCGGCCAGACCCCGGAGGTCCGCCAGCGCAACGTCGACGCGTTCGTGAACGACCCCGAGGTCGCCGTCGTCGTGTGCTCCCTGACGGCGGCCGGGGTGGGCCTGAACCTGCAGGTGGCCTCGGACGTGGTGCTCGCGGAGCTGTCCTGGACCGATGCGGAGCAGACCCAGGCCATCGACAGGGTGCACCGCATCGGGCAGACCGAGCCGGTGACGGCGTGGCGCGTCATCGCCGCGCAGACCCTCGACGCGCGGATCGCCGCGATGATCGACTCCAAGGCGGGGCTGGCGGCGCGCGCGCTGGACGGCTCCGACGAGGAGGTCGGCGACTCCGTCGACGTGCAGCTGGAGGCGCTGGTGGGCCTGCTCACCGACGCCCTGGAGGAGAAGCACGGCGTTCTGGCCCCCTGA
- a CDS encoding glycosyltransferase yields the protein MTTFLLDGAGSSPSLHPSRGLLVAQPGRPLLDVVVPVFNEEDDLEPCVRRLHAHLTRALPYPFRITIADNASTDATAAIADTLQAALPEVVAVHLPAKGRGRALKAVWSASDAPVLVYTDVDLSTDLAALLPLVAPLVSGHSDMAIGSRLARGSRVVRGPKREIISRSYNVLLRRSLGARFSDAQCGFKAIRKDVADQLLPLVEDTGWFFDTELLVLAERAGARIAEVPVDWVDDPDSSVDIVRTATEDVRGILRLARAFATGSLPLAALRAQLGRAPLDQVEPAVPGVPRGLLGQVVRFGAIGVLSTLAYLALYVLLRGAVGPQAANLVALLLTALANTAANRRLTFGVTGSGGLLRAHAQGLVVFAAALGLTSGALAALHALADPSRAVELTVLVVANVLATALRFLLLRRWVFGRRG from the coding sequence ATGACGACGTTCCTGCTGGACGGTGCCGGCTCCAGCCCCTCGCTCCACCCGTCGCGCGGACTCCTCGTGGCGCAGCCGGGACGACCGCTGCTCGACGTCGTCGTCCCGGTGTTCAACGAGGAGGACGACCTCGAGCCCTGCGTGCGCCGCCTGCACGCCCACCTCACCCGGGCGCTGCCGTACCCGTTCCGCATCACCATCGCCGACAACGCCAGCACCGACGCCACGGCAGCGATCGCCGACACGCTGCAGGCCGCGCTGCCCGAGGTGGTGGCCGTGCACCTGCCGGCCAAGGGCCGCGGCCGGGCGCTGAAGGCGGTGTGGTCTGCTTCGGACGCCCCGGTGCTCGTGTACACGGACGTGGACCTCTCGACCGACCTCGCGGCCCTGCTGCCGCTGGTGGCGCCGCTCGTCTCCGGGCACTCCGACATGGCCATCGGCTCCCGCCTGGCGCGGGGCAGCCGCGTGGTGCGCGGGCCCAAGCGCGAGATCATCTCCCGCTCCTACAACGTGCTGCTGCGCCGCAGCCTCGGCGCGCGGTTCTCCGACGCCCAGTGCGGCTTCAAGGCCATCCGCAAGGACGTCGCCGACCAGCTGCTCCCGCTGGTGGAGGACACCGGCTGGTTCTTCGACACCGAGCTGCTGGTGCTGGCCGAGCGCGCCGGCGCGCGGATCGCCGAGGTGCCGGTCGACTGGGTGGACGACCCCGACAGCAGCGTCGACATCGTCCGCACCGCGACCGAGGACGTGCGCGGCATCCTGCGGCTCGCACGGGCCTTCGCCACCGGGTCGCTGCCGCTGGCCGCGCTGCGCGCCCAGCTCGGACGCGCTCCGCTGGACCAGGTGGAGCCCGCGGTGCCCGGCGTGCCGCGCGGCCTGCTCGGCCAGGTGGTGAGGTTCGGCGCCATCGGCGTGCTCAGCACCCTGGCCTACCTCGCGCTCTACGTGCTGCTGCGAGGCGCCGTCGGCCCGCAGGCCGCCAACCTCGTGGCCCTCCTGCTCACCGCGCTCGCCAACACCGCCGCCAACCGGCGCCTGACGTTCGGCGTCACCGGCAGCGGCGGGCTGCTGCGCGCGCACGCGCAGGGGCTCGTGGTCTTCGCCGCGGCGCTCGGGCTCACCTCCGGGGCGCTCGCGGCGCTCCACGCGCTGGCCGACCCGTCCCGGGCCGTGGAGCTCACCGTGCTGGTGGTGGCCAACGTCCTCGCCACCGCGCTGCGCTTCCTGCTGCTCCGCCGGTGGGTCTTCGGGAGGCGGGGGTGA
- a CDS encoding sensor histidine kinase: MTAPVTHPTPPVPPAHRGWLRPVGEWSLRTQLVVALVVLVAVVCALVGAATVVALRHLQLQQLDSQLVASAQRAPGGGDRFRSFPPQFSDRCPSSSADEQAAADGLGFLLAPGQVPGTLAARVVDGRVTAAASLAGYCAQAVSSGDAAALAGVAVGAQPQTVQVGGLGAYRVVAVAARDDDGGGRGTSSSAGTGVLVTGVPLAGLQATQSRLVQVEVAVALLAMLLAGLAAAAVVRRSLRPLRRVAATAAQVSAMPLDRGEVDLGVRVPERDTDRRTEVGQVGAALDTLLTHVGSALAARHESELRVRQFVADASHELRTPLASIRGYAELVARGPDVLPPTAAHALGRVESEAKRMTGLVEDLLLLARLDAGRPLETDLVDLSRLLLDAVSDASAAGRDHVWRLDLPAEPVEVVGDSARLQQVVVNLLTNARTHTPPGTTVTAGLATSGPDQVVLSVLDDGPGIPAYLLPHIFDRFARGDGSRSRAAGSSGLGLSIVSAIVTSTGGSVDVTTRPGQTAFLVRLPVAPLDTDDDVDDVDHVEGAQAAGGA, translated from the coding sequence GTGACCGCACCGGTGACCCACCCGACCCCGCCGGTCCCACCGGCCCACCGGGGGTGGCTGCGCCCGGTGGGGGAGTGGTCGCTGCGCACCCAGCTGGTGGTCGCCCTGGTCGTGCTCGTGGCCGTGGTCTGCGCCCTCGTCGGCGCCGCGACCGTGGTGGCGCTGCGCCACCTGCAGCTGCAGCAGCTCGACTCCCAGCTGGTCGCCTCCGCCCAGCGCGCCCCCGGTGGAGGCGACCGCTTCCGCTCGTTCCCGCCGCAGTTCAGCGACCGCTGCCCGTCGTCGTCCGCCGACGAGCAGGCCGCCGCCGACGGGCTCGGCTTCCTCCTCGCGCCCGGGCAGGTGCCCGGCACGCTGGCGGCCCGCGTGGTGGACGGCCGCGTCACCGCCGCGGCCTCCCTCGCGGGGTACTGCGCGCAGGCGGTGAGCAGCGGCGACGCCGCCGCGCTCGCGGGCGTCGCCGTCGGGGCGCAGCCCCAGACCGTCCAGGTCGGTGGGCTCGGCGCGTACCGCGTGGTCGCGGTGGCCGCGAGGGACGACGACGGCGGTGGCCGCGGCACGAGCTCGAGCGCCGGCACCGGCGTGCTCGTCACCGGCGTCCCGCTGGCCGGCCTCCAGGCCACCCAGAGCCGGCTCGTCCAGGTGGAGGTGGCCGTCGCGCTGCTCGCCATGCTGCTGGCGGGGCTGGCGGCGGCCGCGGTCGTCCGCCGGTCGCTGCGCCCCCTGCGGCGCGTCGCGGCCACGGCCGCGCAGGTCAGCGCCATGCCGCTGGACCGCGGCGAGGTGGACCTCGGCGTGCGCGTCCCGGAGCGCGACACCGACCGGCGCACCGAGGTCGGCCAGGTGGGCGCGGCGCTGGACACCCTGCTCACCCACGTCGGCTCCGCGCTGGCGGCACGGCACGAGAGCGAGCTGCGCGTGCGGCAGTTCGTGGCCGACGCCAGCCACGAGCTGCGCACGCCGCTCGCCTCGATCCGCGGCTACGCCGAGCTGGTCGCGCGGGGCCCCGACGTGCTGCCGCCCACGGCCGCGCACGCCCTGGGCCGGGTCGAGTCCGAGGCGAAGCGCATGACCGGCCTGGTCGAGGACCTGCTGCTGCTGGCCCGCCTCGACGCCGGCCGCCCGCTGGAGACCGACCTGGTGGACCTGTCCCGGCTGCTGCTGGACGCCGTCAGCGACGCCTCCGCCGCCGGCCGGGACCACGTCTGGCGCCTCGACCTGCCCGCCGAGCCGGTGGAGGTGGTGGGCGACTCCGCCCGCCTGCAGCAGGTGGTGGTCAACCTCCTCACCAACGCGCGCACCCACACCCCGCCGGGCACCACCGTCACCGCGGGGCTCGCGACCTCGGGTCCCGACCAGGTGGTGCTGTCGGTGCTGGACGACGGCCCGGGCATCCCGGCCTACCTCCTCCCGCACATCTTCGACAGGTTCGCCCGAGGAGACGGCTCCCGGTCCCGCGCGGCGGGCAGCAGCGGCCTGGGCCTGTCCATCGTGTCCGCGATCGTGACGTCCACGGGTGGCAGCGTGGACGTCACCACCCGCCCCGGGCAGACGGCGTTCCTGGTCCGCCTGCCGGTCGCCCCGCTGGACACCGACGACGACGTCGACGACGTCGACCACGTCGAGGGTGCGCAGGCCGCAGGCGGCGCATAG